GGACTGGCCTGAGAGGACTGGTCTGAGGGGGACTGGCCTGAGGGGGACTGGCCTGAGAGGACTGGTCTGAGGGGGACTGGCCTGAGGGGACTGGTGTGAAGGGACAGGCCTGAGGGGACTGGTCTCAAGGGACCGGCCTGACGGGGTGGCCGGAGAGGACCAGTCGGAGGGGGACCGGCCTGACGTGGCGGCCTGAGAGGACTGGTCTGAGGGGGACCGGCCTGACAGGGCGGCCTGAGGGGACTGGCCTGAGAGGACTGGTCTGAGGGGGACCGGCCTGAGGGGACTGGTCTGAAGGGACCGGCCTGATGGGGCGGCTTGAGAAGACCGGTCTGAGGGGACTGGTCTGAAGGGACCGGCCTGACTGGGCAGCCTGAAGGGACTGGCCTGCCTGACGGGGCGGCCTGGGAGGACCGGTCTGAGGGGGACCGGCCTGACGGGGCGGTGAGGGGACTGGCCTGAGGGGACCGGCCTGAAGGGACTGGCCTGACGGGGCGGCCTGAGAAGACCGGTCTGAGGGGACTGGTCTGAAGGGACTGGCCTGCCTGATGGGGCGGTCTGAGGGGACCGGCCTGATGGGGCGGTCTGAGGGGGACCGGCCTGAGGGGACTGGTCTGAAGGGACGGGCCTGAGGGGACTGGTCTGAAGGGACTGGCCTGACGGGGCAGCCTGGGAGGACCGGTCTGAGGGGGACTGGCCTGGCAGGGCGGTCTGAGGGGACCGGCCTGAGAGGACTGGTCTGAGGGGGACCGGCCTGAGGGGACTGGTCTGAAGGGACCGGCCTGACCGGGCAGCCTGAGGAGACTGGCCTGCCTGACGGGGCGGCCTGAGGGGACCGGCCTGACAGGGCAGTCTGAAGGAACCGGCCTGACGGGGTGGCCTGGGAGGACTGGTCTGAGGGGGCTGGCCTGGCAGGGCAGTCTGAGGGGACTGGCCTGAGGGGACTGGCCTGAAGGGACTGGCCTGACGGGGCGGCCTGAGAGGACCTGCCTGAGGGGACTGGTCTGAAGGGAC
This DNA window, taken from Tachyglossus aculeatus isolate mTacAcu1 chromosome 3, mTacAcu1.pri, whole genome shotgun sequence, encodes the following:
- the LOC119925254 gene encoding uncharacterized protein DKFZp434B061-like encodes the protein MESPSGRPVRLVPSGRSPPGRSLSLFPQDGPRQAGPVRPIPSDWSPEAAPSIRPVSSDQSLSGQSPSDRSSQAAPSGQSPQTGPLRPPCQAGQSPQAARSGRSLQTSPLRPPRQAGQSPQAARSGRSPSDLILQAGPLRPVFSGRPVEPVPSDQSPQAGPLRPPRQASPFRPVPSGQSPQTALPGQPPQTSPPRPPRQAGSFRLPCQAGPLRPPRQAGQSPQAARSGRSLQTSPLRPVPLRPVLSGRSPQTALPGQSPSDRSSQAAPSGQSLQTSPLRPVPSDQSPQAGPPQTAPSGRSPQTAPSGRPVPSDQSPQTGLLRPPRQASPFRPVPSGQSPHRPVRPVPLRPVLPGRPVRQASPFRLPSQAGPFRPVPSDRSSQAAPSGRSLQTSPLRPVPLRPVLSGQSPQAALSGRSPSDQSSQAATSGRSPSDWSSPATPSGRSLETSPLRPVPSHQSPQASPPQTSPLRPVPLRPVPLRPVLSGQSPSGQSPSDQSSQASPPQASPLRLPRLLIPSGRPVSPLLSIRRDALLRREGRTRTRTRDLIPHARPPPSPHTHFCARAHGTAKGSSCPEAPSPLRLRCLSAVPKLLKELAGAALRNPYRDPN